In Sphingobium sp. B2D3C, a genomic segment contains:
- a CDS encoding PHA/PHB synthase family protein, with protein sequence MDQDLKDSTGLAQLQHWTRVVGLAQQAILERSAELAEQATRFPGHEARPNLEKIARIQSQAAERSMAVWQQVLARAMDGIGAGPDGDAKPAPTSRDRRFADPSWHDNPVFDLIRQMYLLASDYFMQLADSVDGLDVRDKEKLRFVTERFVEAASPANFLFTNPAALQRLIETKGESLLTGLEHMLADLDRGQLTHTDGSAFELGRNIATTPGKVVYETPLYQLIQYEPTTPQVMKTPLLIFPPWINRFYILDLNPEKSFVKWAVDQGLTVFMVSWKSADASMADFDLGDYMLKGQVDAIDVVRDLLDVPSVHTIGYCVAGTFLAATLAWLAARGQGDKVASATFFTTQVDFSEAGDLALFVDDEQLALIDGFVKDGYLDGRYLAATFNLLRGQDLIWNYVVNNYLLGKDYPQFDLLYWNGDTTNLPAKWHRAYLTQLYRDNRLVVPGGLEVDGIHIDLRKVETPSYIQAGVEDHIAPPCSVWKLMDQFSGARRFVLAGSGHIAGVVNPPAAGKYQYWTSAAPQPDFAAFRKAAQETKGSWWPDWRAWLAELSPETVSASGARMPGEGKLPAIEDAPGRYVTQR encoded by the coding sequence ATGGATCAGGACCTGAAAGACTCGACCGGCCTTGCTCAGCTGCAGCACTGGACGCGGGTGGTGGGGCTTGCCCAGCAGGCGATATTGGAGCGCAGCGCCGAGCTGGCGGAGCAGGCGACGCGCTTTCCCGGGCATGAGGCGCGGCCCAATCTGGAGAAGATCGCGCGCATCCAGTCGCAGGCGGCGGAACGCAGCATGGCGGTGTGGCAGCAGGTGCTGGCGCGAGCAATGGACGGCATCGGTGCAGGACCTGATGGCGATGCGAAACCTGCGCCTACCAGTCGTGATCGGCGCTTTGCCGATCCGAGCTGGCACGACAATCCGGTGTTCGACCTCATTCGCCAGATGTATCTGCTGGCCTCCGATTATTTCATGCAACTGGCCGATAGCGTCGATGGTCTCGATGTGCGAGACAAGGAGAAGCTGCGCTTCGTGACCGAGCGGTTTGTCGAGGCGGCCAGCCCGGCGAACTTCCTGTTCACCAACCCCGCCGCGCTTCAGCGGCTGATCGAAACCAAGGGCGAGAGCTTGCTGACCGGGCTGGAGCATATGCTCGCCGACCTCGATCGCGGCCAGCTCACCCATACGGACGGCTCCGCCTTCGAGCTGGGGCGCAACATCGCCACCACGCCGGGCAAAGTGGTCTACGAGACCCCGCTCTACCAGCTCATCCAGTATGAGCCGACCACGCCGCAGGTGATGAAGACCCCGCTGCTGATCTTCCCGCCGTGGATCAACCGCTTCTACATTCTGGACCTCAATCCGGAGAAGAGCTTCGTCAAATGGGCGGTGGATCAGGGGCTGACCGTGTTCATGGTCAGCTGGAAATCCGCCGATGCCAGCATGGCCGATTTCGACTTGGGCGATTACATGCTCAAGGGGCAGGTGGACGCGATCGACGTGGTGCGCGATCTGCTCGACGTGCCGAGCGTCCACACCATCGGCTATTGCGTGGCCGGAACCTTCCTGGCCGCGACGCTCGCATGGCTGGCCGCGCGGGGGCAGGGTGACAAGGTCGCCAGCGCCACTTTCTTCACCACCCAGGTCGATTTCTCCGAGGCCGGCGATCTCGCTCTTTTCGTCGACGACGAGCAACTGGCGCTGATCGATGGCTTCGTGAAGGACGGCTATCTGGATGGGCGCTATCTTGCGGCGACGTTCAACCTGCTACGTGGGCAAGATTTGATCTGGAATTATGTGGTCAACAACTATCTGCTGGGGAAGGATTATCCGCAGTTCGATCTGCTCTACTGGAACGGTGATACCACCAACCTGCCGGCGAAATGGCACCGGGCCTATCTCACCCAATTATATCGCGATAACCGGCTGGTCGTGCCGGGCGGCCTTGAGGTTGATGGCATCCATATCGACCTGCGCAAGGTGGAGACGCCTTCCTATATTCAGGCCGGTGTCGAGGATCATATCGCGCCGCCCTGCAGCGTATGGAAGCTGATGGACCAGTTCTCCGGGGCCCGGCGGTTCGTGCTGGCGGGCTCGGGGCACATCGCCGGCGTGGTCAATCCACCCGCAGCAGGCAAATATCAATATTGGACCAGCGCGGCGCCACAGCCTGACTTTGCCGCGTTCCGCAAAGCCGCGCAGGAAACGAAGGGGAGCTGGTGGCCGGATTGGCGGGCGTGGCTGGCAGAGCTGTCGCCAGAGACTGTCAGTGCCAGCGGTGCGCGGATGCCGGGAGAAGGCAAACTTCCCGCGATCGAGGATGCGCCCGGACGCTACGTCACGCAGCGTTGA
- the clpS gene encoding ATP-dependent Clp protease adapter ClpS, giving the protein MQDRSAIMNQPLMAGRPDEEGPGDPGLGVATRTRARTRKPTPYKVLMLNDDYTPMEFVVDVLQRFFRMDIEQATRVMLHVHQRGVGVCGVFSYEVAETKVNQVMDYARQNQHPLQCTLEHA; this is encoded by the coding sequence ATGCAAGACAGAAGCGCGATCATGAATCAGCCGCTCATGGCTGGGCGGCCCGATGAGGAAGGGCCGGGCGATCCCGGTCTTGGCGTTGCCACCCGGACCCGCGCGCGCACCCGCAAGCCCACGCCTTACAAGGTGTTGATGCTCAACGACGACTACACGCCGATGGAGTTCGTCGTCGATGTGCTGCAGCGCTTCTTCCGCATGGACATCGAGCAGGCGACCCGCGTGATGCTCCACGTCCACCAGCGCGGTGTCGGTGTGTGCGGTGTGTTCAGTTATGAAGTGGCCGAAACCAAGGTCAATCAGGTGATGGATTACGCCCGCCAGAACCAGCATCCGCTCCAGTGCACGCTGGAGCACGCCTGA
- a CDS encoding glutamate-5-semialdehyde dehydrogenase — protein MNDLTQTPEMLIAQMGARARRAAADMAQAPSELKAQALVAAARSLREAMPKIIRANRTDMERGAANGLSSAMLDRLRLDEARINGIADAVEQVANLADPVGQVIDESERPNGLRLSRVRVPLGVIGIIYESRPNVTADAAALGLRSGNAVILRGGSEAVESNRAIHAAMVRGITEAGLPADAVQYVPSTDRALVGAMLRAVGLIDIIVPRGGKSLVARVQDEARVPVLAHLDGICHTYVHAAADPKMAREIVVNAKMRRTGICGATETLLIDNGYAEPQALVAALLDAQCEVRGDKAVTKLDPRIEPAQDGDWNTEYLDSIIAARFVDGVDEALDHIAVHGSHHTDAIITQDAATAEQFLARCDSAICMWNASTQFADGGEFGLGAEIGISTGRMHARGPVALEGLTTYKWVVRGTGQVRP, from the coding sequence ATGAATGATCTCACGCAGACGCCTGAAATGCTCATTGCCCAGATGGGCGCGCGTGCCCGCCGCGCCGCTGCGGACATGGCGCAGGCGCCGAGCGAGCTGAAGGCGCAGGCGCTGGTTGCCGCGGCCCGTTCATTGCGGGAGGCGATGCCGAAGATCATCCGAGCCAATCGCACCGATATGGAGCGCGGCGCCGCCAATGGCCTCTCCTCGGCGATGCTGGACCGGCTGCGGCTGGACGAGGCGCGGATCAATGGCATTGCCGACGCGGTCGAACAGGTCGCCAATCTTGCCGATCCGGTGGGGCAGGTCATCGATGAATCCGAGCGGCCCAATGGCCTGCGCCTCAGCCGTGTGCGGGTACCGCTCGGCGTCATCGGCATCATCTATGAGAGCCGACCCAATGTCACCGCTGATGCGGCTGCGCTCGGCCTGCGCTCCGGCAATGCGGTGATCCTGCGGGGCGGATCGGAAGCGGTGGAGAGCAACCGGGCGATCCACGCTGCCATGGTGCGCGGCATTACCGAGGCCGGCCTGCCCGCCGATGCGGTGCAATATGTTCCCAGCACCGATCGTGCGCTGGTGGGCGCGATGCTGCGCGCGGTGGGTCTGATCGACATCATCGTGCCGCGCGGCGGCAAGAGCCTCGTCGCGCGCGTGCAGGACGAGGCGCGGGTGCCCGTGCTCGCCCATCTCGATGGCATCTGCCACACCTATGTCCATGCCGCCGCCGACCCCAAAATGGCCCGCGAGATCGTGGTCAATGCCAAGATGCGGCGCACCGGCATCTGCGGCGCCACAGAGACGCTGCTGATCGACAATGGCTATGCCGAGCCGCAAGCGCTGGTGGCGGCGCTGCTGGATGCGCAATGTGAGGTGCGCGGTGACAAGGCCGTCACCAAGCTCGACCCCCGCATCGAGCCGGCGCAGGATGGCGACTGGAACACCGAGTATCTCGATTCCATCATCGCGGCGCGCTTCGTGGATGGCGTCGATGAGGCGCTCGATCACATCGCCGTGCATGGCAGCCACCATACCGACGCGATCATCACGCAGGACGCGGCGACTGCCGAGCAGTTCCTTGCCCGCTGCGACAGCGCGATCTGCATGTGGAACGCGTCCACACAATTTGCCGATGGCGGCGAATTCGGCCTCGGCGCCGAGATCGGTATCTCGACGGGGCGGATGCACGCACGCGGGCCGGTGGCGCTGGAAGGGCTGACGACGTACAAATGGGTCGTGCGCGGCACCGGTCAGGTCCGGCCCTGA
- a CDS encoding peptidylprolyl isomerase, translated as MADQTLTLTLDTGDVVIQLRPDLAPKHVERISALAKDGFYDGVVFHRVIPGFMAQGGDPTGTGMGGSKLPDLPAEFNSEPHVRGVCSMARSSNPNSANSQFFICFDDATFLDRQYTVWGVVTEGMEHVDALPKGEPPAKPGKIVKATVSEA; from the coding sequence ATGGCCGACCAGACCCTTACCCTGACGCTCGACACCGGCGACGTCGTGATCCAGTTGCGCCCCGATCTGGCCCCCAAGCATGTCGAGCGCATCAGCGCGCTTGCCAAGGACGGCTTTTATGATGGCGTGGTGTTCCACCGCGTGATCCCCGGCTTCATGGCGCAGGGCGGCGACCCGACCGGCACCGGCATGGGCGGCTCGAAGCTTCCCGATCTGCCGGCCGAGTTCAACAGCGAGCCGCATGTGCGCGGCGTGTGCTCTATGGCACGCAGCTCCAACCCGAACAGCGCCAACAGCCAGTTCTTCATCTGCTTCGACGATGCGACGTTCCTCGATCGTCAATATACCGTCTGGGGCGTTGTGACCGAAGGCATGGAGCATGTCGACGCGCTGCCCAAGGGCGAGCCGCCGGCAAAGCCGGGCAAGATCGTGAAGGCTACGGTGAGTGAAGCCTAA
- the ppc gene encoding phosphoenolpyruvate carboxylase, with amino-acid sequence MSPMRPAITQNPDIRYLGRLLGDVIRVYGGERLFKQTEYIRSASVDRARGVAPAEGVDSGLDALTLDDTLAFVRGFMLFSMLANLAEDRQGVAAEPGADVASATAKLSEHGVSPSDIVKLLETALVVPVLTAHPTEVRRKSMIDHRNVISDLMALRDTGASETDHGEPIDEAISRQIALLWQTRPLRRERLFVRDEIDNALSYFRDIFMPVLPSLYARWDRVLGQRVPNFLRLGTWIGGDRDGNPFVQAEQLRTALGRASGSTLRFYMDALHELGAQLSISSELAAIPAGVRDLAAASGDEAASRRDEPYRRAVAGIYARVAATYEQLIGTPPPRPSRLAGEPYADAGELRADLATLGRGLAVEGNGALGSGGGLARLIRAVELFGFHLATLDMRQNSAVHERVVAELLKVAGVEPDYLALDEEARVALLRRELATDRPLGSRFADWSEETATELGIVEAAAEAHRRYGAACIRHYLISKAESVSDMLEVNILLKEAGLWRAAQDEGAPHAPIMAVPLFETIADLEKAPAIMRDYFALPEIGALVRARGHQEVMIGYSDSNKDGGYLTSTWGLYEASLALTPVFEEAGVAMQLFHGRGGAVGRGGGSSFAAIQAQPPGTVQGRIRITEQGEVIAAKYGTLESARTNLEAVTSAALLASLEPERLSPADNERFTQAMTRISGLAFEAYRGLVYETKGFREFFRELTPIQEISGLKIGSRPASRTKSNRIEDLRAIPWVFSWAQARVMLPGWYGVGQALRDFGDDALLKDMAQAWPFFRASMANMEMVLAKSDLEIAAKYLPLVSDRAVGDPIFERIREGWHLAHDQLLASTGQTHLLADSPALDASIRLRLPYIEPLNLLQVELLKRHRAGETDPRIREGIELSINAIATALRNSG; translated from the coding sequence ATGTCACCCATGCGCCCCGCCATCACCCAAAATCCTGACATTCGCTATCTCGGGCGCCTGCTCGGGGATGTCATTCGCGTCTACGGCGGCGAGCGCCTGTTCAAACAGACTGAATATATCCGGTCTGCCTCCGTCGACCGGGCGCGCGGCGTCGCCCCGGCCGAGGGCGTGGACAGTGGTCTGGATGCGCTAACGCTGGACGATACGCTCGCCTTCGTGCGCGGCTTCATGCTGTTCTCCATGCTCGCCAATCTCGCGGAGGACCGCCAGGGCGTCGCCGCCGAACCGGGCGCGGACGTTGCCAGTGCGACCGCCAAGCTGAGCGAGCATGGCGTCAGCCCCTCCGATATCGTCAAGCTACTGGAAACGGCGCTGGTGGTGCCGGTGCTGACCGCGCACCCGACGGAAGTGCGCCGCAAGTCGATGATCGACCACCGCAACGTGATCTCCGATCTCATGGCCCTGCGCGATACCGGCGCGAGCGAGACGGACCATGGCGAGCCGATCGACGAGGCGATCAGCCGCCAGATCGCGCTGCTTTGGCAGACGCGCCCGCTGCGCCGTGAGCGGCTGTTCGTGCGCGACGAGATCGACAACGCGCTCTCTTATTTTCGCGACATCTTCATGCCGGTGCTTCCGAGCCTTTACGCCCGCTGGGACCGGGTGCTGGGGCAGCGCGTCCCCAATTTCCTGCGGCTCGGCACTTGGATCGGTGGGGACCGGGACGGCAATCCCTTCGTGCAGGCCGAGCAGTTGCGCACGGCGCTGGGCCGGGCGAGCGGATCGACCCTGCGCTTCTACATGGATGCGCTGCACGAGCTGGGCGCGCAGCTCTCCATCTCCAGCGAACTTGCGGCCATTCCCGCCGGCGTGCGCGATCTGGCAGCGGCCAGTGGTGACGAGGCTGCCAGCCGGCGCGACGAGCCCTATCGCCGGGCCGTCGCTGGTATCTATGCGCGCGTCGCAGCGACCTATGAACAGCTTATCGGTACCCCGCCGCCGCGGCCCTCCCGCCTGGCGGGCGAGCCCTATGCCGATGCGGGCGAGCTGCGCGCCGATCTCGCGACGCTTGGGCGAGGCCTCGCTGTCGAAGGCAATGGCGCGCTCGGCAGCGGCGGCGGCCTCGCCCGGCTGATCCGGGCGGTCGAGCTGTTCGGCTTCCACCTCGCCACGCTGGACATGCGCCAGAACAGCGCGGTGCATGAGCGCGTCGTCGCGGAACTGCTCAAGGTTGCCGGTGTCGAGCCGGATTATCTCGCGCTCGATGAAGAGGCGCGCGTGGCTCTGCTTCGCCGCGAATTGGCCACCGACCGCCCGCTCGGCTCCCGCTTTGCCGACTGGAGCGAGGAAACCGCCACCGAACTCGGCATCGTGGAGGCCGCCGCAGAGGCGCATCGCCGCTATGGCGCGGCCTGCATTCGCCATTACCTCATCTCCAAGGCGGAGAGCGTCTCGGACATGCTGGAGGTTAACATCCTCCTCAAGGAAGCCGGCCTGTGGCGCGCGGCGCAGGACGAGGGCGCGCCGCATGCCCCGATCATGGCTGTGCCCTTGTTCGAGACGATCGCGGACCTCGAAAAGGCGCCTGCCATCATGCGCGATTATTTCGCCCTGCCGGAGATCGGCGCGCTGGTGCGGGCGCGCGGCCATCAGGAAGTGATGATCGGCTATTCCGATTCCAACAAGGATGGCGGCTATCTCACCTCGACCTGGGGCCTGTACGAAGCCAGCCTTGCGCTGACACCGGTGTTTGAGGAAGCCGGCGTTGCGATGCAGCTCTTCCATGGGCGCGGCGGTGCGGTCGGGCGGGGGGGCGGCTCGTCCTTCGCAGCCATTCAGGCGCAGCCGCCCGGCACGGTGCAGGGCCGCATCCGCATCACCGAACAGGGCGAGGTCATCGCCGCCAAATATGGCACGCTGGAGAGCGCGCGGACCAATCTCGAGGCCGTCACCAGCGCGGCCTTGCTGGCCAGTCTGGAGCCCGAGCGGCTCTCCCCCGCTGACAACGAACGCTTCACTCAGGCGATGACGCGCATTTCCGGCCTCGCGTTTGAAGCCTATCGCGGGCTGGTTTACGAGACCAAGGGCTTTCGTGAGTTCTTCCGCGAGCTGACCCCCATTCAGGAGATCAGCGGCCTCAAGATCGGCTCGCGTCCGGCCAGCCGCACTAAGAGCAATCGCATCGAGGATCTGCGCGCGATCCCGTGGGTCTTCTCCTGGGCGCAGGCCCGTGTGATGCTGCCGGGCTGGTATGGCGTCGGACAAGCGCTGCGGGATTTCGGGGACGACGCGCTACTCAAGGACATGGCACAGGCCTGGCCCTTCTTCCGCGCGAGCATGGCGAATATGGAAATGGTGCTCGCCAAGTCGGATCTGGAGATTGCCGCCAAATATCTGCCGCTGGTCTCGGACCGCGCGGTGGGCGATCCGATCTTCGAGCGCATCCGCGAGGGCTGGCATCTGGCGCATGACCAACTGCTCGCTTCCACCGGGCAGACCCATCTGCTGGCGGACAGCCCGGCGCTGGATGCCTCCATCCGGTTGCGGCTGCCCTATATCGAGCCGCTCAATCTGCTGCAGGTGGAACTGCTCAAGCGCCACCGCGCCGGGGAGACCGATCCTCGTATACGGGAGGGCATTGAACTCTCCATCAACGCCATTGCCACGGCCCTGCGCAACAGCGGCTAA
- a CDS encoding phasin family protein yields MLHRSKVRGVSLLATPRKSRSSKAGPRPATSVARSPAKNDVSKPVAKPTGEKVAAAAPMPVKAPVTPEASAAPKPAVAAAPKAAPATAAIVEKPAVRTPVEWPVSAAPKAEAVDASPAPLSPVSNPELADAFPLPDTGKSAAAKGEPTMTDMMDTAKTYAEEAKTRMQSAFTEMNEKTKAAMEKSGRAFEELGELTRGNLEAMVESSKIAAKGMETLGQDAAEFGRKSFEKSSATMKSFASIKSPAEFFQLQSELLSQTMDSFASEAAKNSEKMLKLVSDISQPISNRVSVVTEKVKSIAA; encoded by the coding sequence ATGTTGCATCGCAGCAAAGTTCGAGGAGTGAGTCTGTTGGCAACCCCGCGCAAGTCCCGTTCGTCCAAAGCCGGTCCCCGGCCCGCGACGTCCGTTGCACGGAGCCCGGCCAAGAACGACGTTTCCAAGCCTGTGGCCAAGCCCACGGGTGAGAAGGTCGCGGCCGCCGCTCCGATGCCGGTCAAGGCGCCGGTGACGCCGGAGGCTTCCGCCGCGCCCAAGCCTGCTGTTGCAGCGGCTCCTAAAGCCGCACCTGCGACTGCGGCGATTGTGGAGAAGCCGGCCGTCAGAACGCCGGTGGAATGGCCCGTCAGCGCTGCCCCCAAGGCTGAAGCCGTTGATGCCAGTCCGGCGCCCCTCTCACCTGTCTCGAACCCAGAATTGGCGGATGCATTCCCCCTTCCCGACACCGGGAAATCCGCCGCAGCGAAAGGCGAACCGACCATGACCGATATGATGGACACCGCGAAAACCTATGCCGAGGAGGCCAAGACCCGTATGCAGAGTGCCTTCACTGAAATGAACGAGAAGACCAAGGCGGCCATGGAGAAGTCCGGCAGGGCTTTCGAAGAGCTGGGCGAACTGACGCGCGGCAATCTCGAAGCGATGGTCGAATCCTCCAAGATCGCTGCCAAGGGCATGGAAACGCTGGGCCAGGACGCCGCCGAATTCGGCCGCAAGTCCTTCGAGAAGTCGAGCGCCACGATGAAGAGCTTTGCGTCGATCAAGTCGCCGGCCGAGTTCTTCCAGCTCCAGAGCGAGCTGCTCAGCCAGACGATGGACAGCTTCGCATCCGAGGCTGCCAAGAACAGCGAAAAGATGCTCAAGCTGGTGAGCGACATTTCCCAGCCGATCAGCAACCGCGTGTCGGTTGTAACGGAAAAGGTGAAGTCGATCGCAGCCTGA
- a CDS encoding DUF2721 domain-containing protein, translating to MPVPVLEAPEVSLVAHTIQLAVAPVFLLAGIGGFLNVCASRLARVIDRARAVEAQVMRTTGAEHDRLIDEIRILDRRITVVNAAIFLSVLAALTISAVVILLFASNLIEVNLGTVISLLFVGSMTSIAAAFAIFLYETRLGSRVTHIRNEVLYHKVESEQLSEGPRPSKPAIPAPEVRQSH from the coding sequence ATGCCGGTGCCGGTGCTGGAAGCGCCCGAGGTCAGCCTCGTCGCGCACACGATCCAGTTGGCGGTGGCGCCGGTGTTCCTGCTCGCAGGCATCGGCGGCTTCCTCAACGTCTGCGCCAGCCGCCTCGCCCGCGTCATCGACCGGGCGCGGGCGGTGGAAGCGCAGGTGATGCGCACGACGGGCGCGGAACATGACCGGCTGATCGACGAGATCCGCATTCTCGACCGGCGCATCACGGTGGTGAATGCGGCGATCTTCCTCTCGGTGCTTGCCGCGTTGACGATCAGCGCGGTGGTCATCCTGCTGTTCGCGTCCAATCTTATCGAAGTGAATCTGGGCACGGTCATTTCGCTGCTGTTCGTGGGATCGATGACCTCCATCGCGGCAGCGTTCGCCATCTTTCTCTACGAGACCCGGCTCGGCTCGCGGGTCACGCACATCCGCAATGAGGTGCTGTATCACAAGGTGGAGAGTGAGCAGCTGAGCGAAGGGCCACGCCCAAGCAAGCCGGCTATTCCCGCGCCCGAGGTCAGGCAGTCGCACTAA
- a CDS encoding LL-diaminopimelate aminotransferase produces the protein MSDEFYRIKRLPPYVIAEVNAMRAAARAAGEDIIDLGMGNPDLPPPDHVIAKLVEVAQKPDAHGYSQSKGIPGLRRAQANYYARRFGVEVDPETEVVVTMGSKEGLASLATAITAPGDVVLAPNPSYPIHTFGFIIAGATIRSVPTTPDENYFRALERAMHFTVPRPSILVVNYPGNPTAETVDLAFYERLVAWAKENQVWILSDLAYSELYFDGNPTPSILQVPGAKDIAIEFTSMSKTYSMAGWRMGFAVGNQKLIAAMTRVKSYLDYGAFTPIQAAACAALNGPQDIVEKNRQLYQKRRDVMVESFARAGWDIPSPRASMFAWAPLPPALKEMGSLEFSKQLLTHAKVAVAPGVGYGEDGEGFVRIAMVENEQRLRQAARNVKKYLQSMGVNTPVTKGAA, from the coding sequence ATGTCCGACGAATTCTACCGCATCAAGCGACTGCCGCCTTATGTCATCGCCGAAGTGAATGCGATGCGGGCAGCGGCGCGCGCGGCGGGCGAGGACATTATCGATCTCGGCATGGGCAATCCCGACCTGCCGCCGCCCGATCATGTGATCGCGAAGCTGGTCGAAGTGGCGCAAAAGCCGGATGCGCATGGATATTCGCAGTCCAAGGGCATTCCCGGCCTGCGCCGTGCCCAGGCGAATTATTATGCCCGCCGCTTTGGCGTGGAGGTGGACCCGGAGACCGAAGTCGTGGTGACGATGGGTTCCAAGGAAGGTCTTGCCAGCCTCGCCACCGCGATCACCGCGCCGGGCGACGTCGTGCTGGCGCCCAATCCGAGCTACCCGATCCACACCTTCGGCTTCATCATTGCCGGCGCGACCATCCGCTCGGTGCCTACGACGCCGGACGAAAATTATTTCCGCGCGCTGGAGCGGGCGATGCACTTCACCGTGCCGCGCCCCAGCATCCTCGTGGTCAATTATCCGGGCAATCCCACGGCGGAGACGGTCGACCTGGCGTTCTACGAGCGGCTGGTCGCCTGGGCGAAGGAGAACCAGGTCTGGATCCTCTCCGACCTTGCCTATTCCGAACTTTATTTCGACGGCAACCCGACGCCTTCCATCCTGCAGGTGCCGGGTGCCAAGGACATCGCGATCGAGTTCACGTCCATGTCCAAGACCTATTCCATGGCCGGCTGGCGCATGGGCTTTGCGGTCGGCAACCAGAAGCTGATCGCGGCGATGACGCGGGTAAAGTCCTATCTCGATTATGGCGCCTTCACGCCCATTCAGGCCGCGGCCTGCGCGGCGCTGAATGGCCCGCAGGATATCGTCGAGAAGAACCGCCAGCTCTACCAGAAGCGCCGCGACGTGATGGTGGAGAGCTTCGCGCGGGCGGGCTGGGACATTCCGTCCCCGCGCGCATCCATGTTCGCCTGGGCGCCCCTGCCCCCGGCCCTCAAGGAGATGGGCAGCCTGGAATTTTCCAAGCAGCTCCTCACCCATGCCAAGGTCGCGGTCGCGCCGGGCGTCGGCTATGGCGAGGATGGCGAGGGCTTCGTGCGCATCGCCATGGTCGAGAATGAGCAGCGCCTGCGCCAGGCAGCGCGGAACGTGAAGAAATATCTGCAATCCATGGGCGTCAATACACCGGTGACCAAAGGCGCGGCCTGA
- a CDS encoding GNAT family N-acetyltransferase — MPEPLRLVMPAPIYLPAYRAALEAGWSPDTVMGNLATQRELDRIDRGAIAFLLSLDDPKAKGPPVLMKDGTPRPRLPGYRRWMWDGEFCGSISLRWQEGTAAMPDYCPGHIGFSVVPWKRGHGYAAQALGALLPEARGRGLPHVDLTTNIDNDAARRTIERCGGILVDHVEKDASDGGGRAARYRIILG; from the coding sequence ATGCCCGAGCCGCTTCGCCTCGTCATGCCGGCGCCCATCTACCTGCCTGCCTATCGCGCGGCGCTGGAAGCGGGCTGGTCGCCGGACACCGTGATGGGCAATCTGGCGACCCAGCGCGAGCTGGACCGGATCGACCGCGGCGCCATTGCCTTCCTTCTGTCACTGGATGATCCCAAGGCCAAGGGGCCGCCGGTGCTGATGAAGGATGGGACGCCCCGGCCACGTCTACCGGGCTATCGCCGCTGGATGTGGGATGGCGAGTTCTGCGGCAGCATCAGCCTGCGCTGGCAGGAGGGCACGGCCGCGATGCCGGACTACTGCCCCGGCCATATCGGCTTTTCCGTCGTGCCCTGGAAGCGCGGGCACGGCTATGCGGCGCAGGCCCTGGGCGCCTTGCTCCCTGAGGCACGTGGACGCGGCCTCCCCCATGTCGACCTGACGACGAACATCGACAACGACGCGGCGCGCCGGACGATCGAGCGATGCGGCGGGATTCTGGTCGACCATGTCGAGAAGGACGCCAGCGACGGCGGTGGCCGCGCGGCGCGCTATCGGATCATTCTGGGATAG
- a CDS encoding outer membrane beta-barrel protein translates to MKAFPLTLAVALAAGLSAPALAQDAQGLQPYVGVMGGLHDFDNQQPAGGPPSGYRGWVAEGVAGLNYDLGPVVVGAEGSVAKGFDKDIDWEYGAAGRLGLKAGKDSMFFAKVGYQWTQFNDKTVPLADTDRHYHGVTYGGGVELSLADMGSTAETSNIRLRAQVDTRGNFNSFRPMVGVVAKF, encoded by the coding sequence ATGAAAGCTTTTCCCCTCACCCTCGCCGTTGCTCTGGCAGCGGGTCTCTCGGCCCCGGCTCTGGCACAGGACGCGCAGGGCCTGCAGCCCTATGTCGGCGTGATGGGCGGCCTGCATGACTTCGACAACCAGCAGCCCGCAGGTGGACCGCCGAGCGGCTATCGCGGCTGGGTCGCTGAAGGCGTGGCCGGTCTGAACTACGACCTCGGCCCCGTCGTGGTCGGTGCCGAAGGTAGCGTCGCCAAGGGCTTCGACAAGGACATCGACTGGGAATATGGCGCCGCAGGCCGTCTGGGCCTCAAGGCCGGTAAGGACAGCATGTTCTTCGCCAAGGTCGGTTATCAGTGGACCCAGTTCAATGACAAGACCGTGCCGCTGGCCGACACCGATCGCCACTATCACGGCGTAACCTATGGCGGTGGCGTCGAGCTCTCGCTGGCCGACATGGGCAGCACGGCCGAAACCAGCAACATCCGCCTGCGTGCGCAGGTCGATACGCGCGGTAACTTCAACAGCTTCCGCCCGATGGTCGGTGTTGTTGCCAAGTTCTGA